The following proteins are co-located in the Silene latifolia isolate original U9 population chromosome 1, ASM4854445v1, whole genome shotgun sequence genome:
- the LOC141657963 gene encoding uncharacterized protein LOC141657963 → MGDFNNVLAMCERIGSELSNYELRDIQECVTTCGLIDIPTTGAFFTWNNKHELWEMVFSRIDRVMITDESLQEFPETNTVFHLERLFDHSPCTINLNQVIERNKECFRYFNIRGKDPEFLQTVQEVWGRHLYGYKMFQLVKKLKMLKFPLKQLNGSIFANIETSAKVARLYLNHVQEELHSDPNNLELQQEVHLAAQCYRGMDEARRSFLAQKAKAQWMNEGAFIDYYKALIGSCKKVKPIHMPTVRNGSLITEAQCQELSRGVTDQEIRAALWAIPAIKAPGPHGFTSQLFRDAYSVVGCDLVEAVKEFFNSGKLLRRVNSSTLTLIPNKNQTLEWCCIEQMLVGLKFPTKVVWWIMACVSTPWFTLSINGSNFGGDRTSKLILRAFATFSCASGLNMNNEKSDIYFNGMTTGEIDYFLIISGFNDRVFTFRYVGIPNSCKRIGIGDCTRLVEKVVAKIRGWGAKNLSYVGRLMLIKAVLTQLHTYWTRIFVIPLTVNDRIEGICINYLWSGSE, encoded by the exons ATGGGAGACTTCAACAATGTGTTAGCCATGTGTGAAAGGATTGGGTCTGAGTTATCTAATTATGAATTGAGGGATATTCAAGAGTGTGTCACTACTTGTGGATTAATAGACATCCCAACAACTGGTGCTTTCTTCACCTGGAATAACAAGCATGAGCTATGGGAGATGGTGTTTAGCAGAATTGATAGAGTGATGATTACGGATGAATCGTTACAGGAGTTTCCTGAAACTAATACTGTTTTCCATCTTGAAAGGCTGTTTGACCACAGCCCTTGTACTATTAACCTGAATCAAGTAATAGAGAGAAATAAGGAGTGCTTTAGATACTTCAACATACGGGGGAAAGACCCTGAGTTTCTTCAGACAGTGCAAGAAGTTTGGGGGAGGCATCTCTATGGGTACAAGATGTTCCAGTTGGTTAAAAAACTTAAAATGTTGAAATTTCCTCTGAAACAGTTAAATGGGTCAATTTTTGCTAATATTGAAACATCTGCAAAAGTTGCCAGACTCTATTTAAACCATGTACAGGAGGAATTGCACTCAGATCCTAATAATTTAGAGCTCCAACAGGAAGTACATTTGGCTGCTCAATGTTATAGGGGAATGGATGAGGCTAGAAGAAGTTTTCTGGCTCAGAAGGCTAAGGCACAGTGGATGAATGAAG GAGCTTTCATTGACTACTATAAGGCTCTGATTGGGTCTTGTAAGAAGGTTAAACCTATTCATATGCCTACTGTGAGGAATGGGAGTCTGATAACTGAAGCTCAATGTCAAGAGTTGTCTAGGGGGGTGACTGATCAGGAAATCAGGGCAGCTTTATGGGCCATACCTGCCATAAAAGCCCCTGGTCCTCATGGTTTCACTTCTCAACTTTTTAGAGATGCATACTCAGTTGTGGGGTGTGACTTGGTGGAGGCTGTCAAAGAATTTTTCAATTCTGGAAAGCTGTTGAGGCGGGTGAATTCTAGTACCCTCACACTTATTCCCAACAAAAACCAGACTT TGGAATGGTGCTGTATTGAGCAAATGCTGGTTGGCCTCAAGTTCCCAACCAAAGTAGTGTGGTGGATAATGGCTTGTGTCTCTACCCCTTGGTTTACTCTATCAATTAATGGGTCTAATTTTGG AGGTGACAGGACTTCTAAGCTCATTCTCAGGGCTTTTGCTACTTTTTCTTGTGCTTCTGGGTTGAATATGAACAATGAGAAGtctgatatttattttaatgGCATGACCACAGGGGAGATAGACTATTTTCTCATAATTTCTGGGTTTAATGATAGGGTATTCACTTTTAGATACGTTGGTATTCCAAATTCATGTAAGAGAATCGGAATAGGTGATTGTACCAGACTTGTTGAGAAAGTGGTGGCCAAAATTAGAGGTTGGGGGGCCAAAAACCTAAGTTATGTTGGAAGACTTATGCTCATTAAGGCAGTGTTAACACAATTGCATACTTACTGGACCAGGATTTTTGTAATACCTCTCACTGTCAATGATAGAATTGAAGGGATATGCATAAACTACTTATGGTCAGGATCTGAATAG